In Kryptolebias marmoratus isolate JLee-2015 unplaced genomic scaffold, ASM164957v2 Scaffold28, whole genome shotgun sequence, a genomic segment contains:
- the LOC119616813 gene encoding uncharacterized protein LOC119616813, with translation MPPEALGPPRKRAKKSSTDLVDLSGKVARLTSDLEQMKALLESLKEGRGPAVAGDPDQGQSTGVGALSPGYAYQAAVSRPSSKALTVSCQGCLGVSFVCLSSPTYICGARSGPVGGLGNDAYELAVGHFTPDQLSRWNALVSDQWVVSTVTRGYVLQFCRRPPVPSQVRMAIIRDQVKAQALSDEIDALLAKGAILPVNPLQDPGGFYSTYLDMRGLNVFVKIILFHMLSIRDVLQTISPGDWFTLVDLRDTYLHVPIAPHHCQFLRFPFQGKHFQFRVLPFGLSLSPRVFTRCVAAALYPLQARGLKILPYLDDWLICAPTEAQAAADTQTLLHHIDLLGLRVNWQKSNLAPSQVVTFLGIMLDSLTITACPSPQRVEGILKKLPAFLPGRAPLFIAYLHLLGKLTATATVVPLGLLSLRPLQMRLSSLGLDPSRALHRRRRLRVSLQCLASLAQWRDAVFMTKGVPLGSLPSRREVVSTDTSTTGWGALWQQQIAQGTWSQRDKLRHINALELEAVRRALHFLSGLHGRHVLVRSDSTAVVFYINHQGGTRSITLLRLTQMLLTWAAPLFASLRAAHIPGMQNGPADILSRGRPPLEEWRLHLEVVGVIWEKYSKAAVDLFASQESTHCPLWFSLADFASPLGQDTLAHDWPRGLLYAFPLLSLLGPTLLRVLQEGQQVLLVAPFWPGRTWFPLLHRLCCSSPMPLPLRKDLLSQMGGRILHPNPSRLCLWVWPLRGPVSPSHSMTGTSGVQ, from the exons ATGCCTCCGGAGGCTTTAGGGCCCCCGCGGAAGAGGGCCAAGAAGAGCTCCACGGACCTGGTGGATTTATCGGGGAAGGTGGCCCGTCTCACTTCTGACCTGGAACAGATGAAGGCGCTGCTGGAGTCCCTTAAGGAGGGGCGTGGCCCTGCAGTGGCTGGAGACCCTGACCAGGGGCAGAGCACAGG CGTTGGAGCGCTCAGCCCAGGCTACGCGTACCAGGCAGCAGTTAGCCGGCCTTCATCAAAGGCGCTTACGGTGTCTTGCCAGGGGTGCCTCGGCGTCTCTTTCGTGTGCTTATCCAGCCCCACCTACATCTGCGGGGCCCGCTCAGGGCCA GTAGGGGGGCTTGGAAATGACGCTTACGAGCTGGCTGTGGGACATTTTACCCCAGACCAGCTCAGTCGCTGGAACGCCCTAGTTTCTGATCAGTGGGTGGTGTCCACAGTAACTCGGGGTTACGTGCTGCAGTTCTGCCGCCGCCCTCCGGTTCCTTCTCAAGTCAGGATGGCCATAATTCGCGACCAGGTAAAAGCTCAGGCTCTGAGCGACGAGATAGACGCCTTGCTGGCCAAGGGCGCTATATTGCCTGTCAACCCCCTGCAGGATCCAGGGGGCTTTTACTCAACATATTTAGACATGAGGGGTCTAAACGTATTTGTAAAAATCATCCTGTTTCACATGCTCAGCATCAGGGATGTGCTTCAGACGATCTCCCCAGGTGACTGGTTCACCTTGGTTGACTTGAGGGACACATACCTTCATGTTCCAATTGCACCACACCATTGCCAATTTCTCCGCTTCCCATTTCAGGGCAAGCATTTTCAGTTCAGAGTTCTTCCTTTCGGTCTTTCTCTGTCCCCACGTGTGTTCACTCGGTGCGTGGCTGCAGCCCTGTATCCTCTGCAGGCCAGGGGGTTGAAGATCCTGCCCTACCTGGACGACTGGCTGATCTGTGCACCCACAGAAGCTCAGGCGGCTGCAGACACTCAGACATTACTCCATCACATAGACCTGTTGGGTCTTCGTGTGAACTGGCAGAAGAGCAACCTAGCTCCTTCGCAGGTGGTTACGTTTCTGGGGATCATGTTGGACTCCCTCACTATAACTGCTTGCCCGTCGCCTCAGCGTGTAGAGGGCATTCTAAAGAAGCTGCCCGCCTTTCTACCTGGCCGCGCACCCCTCTTCATCGCTTACCTCCATCTGTTGGGCAAGCTGACTGCCACCGCTACCGTGGTACCCCTGGGACTTTTGTCTCTGCGGCCACTACAGATGAGGCTCAGCAGCCTGGGGTTAGACCCATCTCGTGCATTGCACCGACGCAGAAGACTGCGGGTGTCCCTTCAGTGTCTTGCATCACTGGCCCAGTGGCGAGACGCAGTGTTCATGACGAAGGGGGTTCCACTGGGCTCGCTACCGTCTCGACGAGAGGTTGTCTCTACCGACACATCTACCACAGGGTGGGGGGCGTTGTGGCAGCAACAGATCGCCCAGGGGACATGGTCCCAGCGGGACAAACTACGGCACATCAACGCCTTGGAGTTGGAGGCCGTGCGGCGAGCACTACATTTCCTCTCAGGCCTGCACGGGAGACATGTTCTGGTACGATCGGACAGTACTGCGGTGGTCTTTTACATCAACCATCAGGGGGGAACACGGTCAATAACGTTGCTGAGGCTGACCCAGATGCTTTTGACTTGGGCAGCCCCTCTTTTTGCAAGCCTCAGGGCGGCCCACATTCCAGGCATGCAGAATGGGCCGGCCGATATTCTATCTCGGGGACGCCCACCATTGGAGGAGTGGAGGCTCCATCTGGAGGTGGTGGGGGTCATCTGGGAGAAATACAGCAAGGCAGCCGTAGACCTATTTGCGTCCCAGGAGTCGACGCATTGCCCACTTTGGTTCTCCCTAGCGGACTTTGCCAGTCCCTTGGGTCAGGACACACTGGCACATGACTGGCCGAGAGGGCTGCTCTACGCCTTTCCGCTGCTCTCCCTGTTAGGCCCGACACTCCTGAGAGTCCTTCAGGAGGGGCAACAGGTCCTTCTAGTGGCTCCCTTCTGGCCGGGGAGGACCTGGTTTCCACTGCTGCACAGGCTCTGTTGCAGCTCTCCAATGCCCCTTCCCCTCAGGAAGGACCTTCTGTCACAAATGGGTGGCCGGATTCTGCATCCCAATCCCAGTCGCCTCTGCCTCTGGGTTTGGCCACTACGGGGCCCGGTGTCTCCTTCTCACAGTATGACGGGGACATCGGGCGTACAATAA